The following are encoded together in the Cohaesibacter gelatinilyticus genome:
- a CDS encoding TfoX/Sxy family DNA transformation protein, whose amino-acid sequence MMNLGPQSQKWLKELEIHTEEDLRKHDILDVYLELKARHPQKTTLMMLWALQGALLDMNCIYLPAEIKDQLKKELAERK is encoded by the coding sequence ATGATGAATCTTGGGCCACAAAGTCAAAAATGGTTGAAGGAGCTGGAGATTCATACTGAAGAAGATCTGCGCAAGCATGACATACTCGATGTCTATCTTGAGCTAAAGGCCCGCCATCCTCAAAAAACCACGCTCATGATGTTGTGGGCGCTGCAAGGCGCATTATTGGACATGAACTGCATTTATCTGCCAGCAGAAATCAAGGACCAGCTGAAAAAAGAGCTAGCCGAACGCAAATAA
- a CDS encoding dihydrofolate reductase → MVQENSQPKIVFHFAVADNGVIGKDNDMPWHVSSDLKRFKALTMGKPLLMGRRTFESIGRPLPGRANVVITRDETFSAKGILIASSIENAMEICEQDADVKGVDEIAVIGGGSIYKALWDRADRLYVTHVHAEPEGDTFVPDIDEQVWKQISKDETMQGERDSAPMTFAIYERR, encoded by the coding sequence ATGGTGCAGGAAAATAGCCAGCCCAAAATAGTATTTCATTTTGCCGTGGCCGATAACGGGGTGATTGGCAAGGATAATGACATGCCCTGGCATGTCTCATCCGATTTGAAACGCTTCAAGGCTCTGACTATGGGAAAGCCGTTGTTGATGGGACGGCGTACTTTTGAAAGCATTGGGCGACCCTTGCCGGGGCGTGCGAATGTGGTCATTACCCGTGATGAGACTTTCTCTGCCAAAGGAATTCTGATTGCCTCATCCATTGAGAATGCGATGGAAATTTGTGAACAAGATGCCGATGTGAAGGGCGTTGACGAGATCGCAGTGATTGGCGGCGGGTCAATTTATAAAGCTCTTTGGGATCGGGCTGATCGTCTCTATGTCACCCATGTTCATGCAGAACCTGAAGGCGATACCTTTGTTCCAGATATTGATGAGCAGGTATGGAAGCAGATCTCCAAAGATGAAACGATGCAAGGGGAGCGGGATAGTGCGCCCATGACTTTTGCCATTTATGAGCGTCGATAG
- a CDS encoding thymidylate synthase, whose translation MQAYLDLMRHILENGVDKGDRTGTGTRSVFGHQMRFDLSDGFPLLTTKKLHLRSIIHELLWFLAGDTNIAYLKDNKVRIWDEWADENGDLGPVYGHQWRSWPARDGGTIDQISQLVGQIKTNPNSRRLMVTAWNPADVERMALPPCHCLFQFYVADGKLSCQLYQRSADVFLGVPFNIASYALLTMMIAQVCDLKPGDFVHTLGDAHLYSNHFEQTRLQLTRDTRSLPKMRLNPERKDLFSFVYEDFELSDYDPHPHIAGEVAV comes from the coding sequence ATGCAGGCCTATCTCGATCTTATGCGTCATATATTGGAAAACGGCGTCGATAAGGGCGACCGCACCGGCACTGGTACACGCTCCGTTTTTGGCCATCAGATGCGATTTGATCTAAGTGACGGCTTCCCGTTGCTCACGACCAAAAAGCTGCATTTGCGTTCAATTATTCATGAGCTTTTGTGGTTTTTGGCTGGTGATACCAATATTGCTTATTTGAAAGATAACAAGGTTCGAATCTGGGATGAATGGGCCGATGAGAATGGTGATTTGGGGCCTGTTTATGGCCATCAATGGCGCAGCTGGCCTGCACGTGATGGCGGCACAATCGATCAGATCAGTCAGTTGGTGGGGCAGATCAAGACCAATCCCAATAGTCGTCGTTTGATGGTGACTGCGTGGAACCCGGCAGACGTCGAGCGGATGGCTTTGCCTCCTTGCCATTGCCTGTTCCAGTTCTATGTGGCGGATGGCAAGTTATCTTGCCAGCTCTACCAGCGTTCGGCTGATGTCTTTCTTGGCGTACCGTTCAATATTGCATCTTATGCCTTGTTGACCATGATGATTGCCCAGGTTTGCGACCTGAAACCTGGTGACTTCGTTCATACTCTGGGGGATGCACATCTCTATTCCAATCATTTCGAGCAAACGCGTTTGCAATTGACCCGTGATACCCGCTCTTTACCGAAAATGAGGCTCAATCCAGAGCGAAAAGATCTGTTTTCTTTCGTATATGAGGATTTTGAGTTGAGCGATTATGACCCGCATCCGCATATTGCCGGTGAGGTGGCCGTGTAA
- a CDS encoding SspB family protein produces the protein MSEDLIRYDILAQDALRGVVKKVLTEVSGTGLPGEHHFYITFNTQAPGVRISPRLLGKYPKDMTIVLQHQFWDMQTSETAVEIGLSFDGIPEKLYIPYTSIISFIDPSVHFSLQFEVEEEYDEDEEDENLISEEEQDDIILSVIGDVDEEKSESPKSTKDDKDQAAANAENKDAENVEEKDGDKGESEAKPEGAEVVSLDAFRKK, from the coding sequence ATGTCCGAAGACCTGATCCGTTATGATATTCTGGCACAAGACGCCTTACGCGGTGTGGTCAAAAAGGTTTTGACCGAAGTGTCCGGCACTGGTCTTCCTGGAGAGCATCATTTTTATATCACTTTCAATACGCAAGCCCCTGGCGTACGTATTTCCCCGAGATTACTGGGCAAGTATCCCAAGGATATGACCATCGTTCTACAGCACCAATTCTGGGATATGCAGACCAGTGAAACTGCCGTTGAAATCGGCCTGTCTTTCGACGGCATCCCGGAGAAGCTCTATATTCCTTATACCTCCATCATTTCTTTCATTGATCCCAGCGTGCATTTTTCACTGCAGTTCGAGGTTGAAGAGGAATATGACGAGGATGAAGAAGATGAAAATCTGATCTCTGAAGAAGAACAGGACGATATTATCCTCTCGGTGATTGGTGACGTTGACGAAGAAAAAAGCGAATCGCCAAAAAGTACCAAGGACGACAAAGATCAGGCAGCTGCAAATGCCGAAAACAAAGATGCAGAAAATGTTGAAGAGAAAGATGGTGACAAAGGTGAAAGCGAAGCAAAGCCGGAAGGTGCAGAAGTTGTATCTCTGGATGCATTTCGCAAAAAGTGA
- a CDS encoding DUF4169 family protein, protein MAEIINLRQARKAKIRTEKDVKATENRRLHGRSKQEKQQSRNEASRLKQHLDGHRLNSANSDEPE, encoded by the coding sequence ATGGCAGAAATCATCAATCTGCGGCAGGCCCGCAAGGCAAAGATACGCACTGAAAAAGACGTTAAAGCCACCGAAAATCGTCGTTTACATGGACGCAGCAAACAAGAAAAGCAGCAATCCAGAAATGAAGCATCCAGACTGAAGCAACATCTGGATGGTCACAGATTGAATTCTGCAAATTCCGATGAACCGGAATAG
- a CDS encoding ribbon-helix-helix domain-containing protein — protein sequence MQKHSVTISGHRTSISLEDEFWIGLKAIAATRNRSLADVIRQIDKDRGSTNLSSAIRLAVLNFYKAQIQPTPSPDNETYQSN from the coding sequence ATGCAAAAGCACTCCGTCACCATTTCTGGCCACCGCACCTCCATCAGTCTGGAAGACGAGTTCTGGATTGGTCTCAAGGCCATTGCTGCCACACGCAACAGATCTCTGGCAGATGTCATTCGCCAGATCGACAAGGATAGAGGAAGTACAAATCTGTCCTCCGCCATCAGACTGGCTGTGCTCAACTTTTATAAAGCACAGATTCAACCCACTCCTTCTCCGGATAACGAAACATATCAGTCCAACTGA